The Pseudoalteromonas marina genome segment CGAATCAACCATACAGCCTACGCCAACGGTATCACCTTGTTTGTATTTTTTAACATCGCTACCAACCGACTTAACTTTGCCAACAATTTCATGGCCTGGCACGAGTGGGTATTTTACACCGCCCCAATCGTTTCTAACGGCGTGTAAATCTGAATGGCACACTCCGCAGTATAAAATTTCAATTTCTACATCGTTATTTCGTAAATCGCGGCGTTCAAACTCAAACTCTGTAAGCTCAGACCCTTGGCTTTTTGCAGCATATCCTACTGTTTTCATCATAACTCCATAGTTGTTTAAAAATTTAAAACGCATTGAGTATGTACTTTGAGGAGTGAATACAAACTGAAAAGCAGCCACAAAAAAGCCCAAATATTATTTGGGCTCAATCACATACTAATAATTAAGGTAGTGTTACTTAGTAAGCTCTGCGTTAATTTCGTCAATTAAAGTATTAATGCGCTCGGCATTTTTACCTAAATCGCTGCGACCAACACGTGATTTACTTCTTATATCAACAAATCGCTCAGTACCTTCATCAACAATACGAACAACAACATCGTCTTTAAAGCCAAACCACGTTGTGGTGTCTGTTGCTTCTATTAAACCAAGTGGTTTATTAGCGCTTACCAATTCCCAGCCTAAGTTTTTAATTGCTTGCTCGGTTGCTGCAATTAAATCACTTTGCGACTGTGCAAAGTTAAGGGTTGTTAGTTCTGGGTAAGCTTTACGTTGTTGTACCGCGGTTTCTTCCCCTGCGTATTCAACTGGATTTGGTGCGTCAGCGCGAAGTGGTGCAATAGCAACAAACTTAG includes the following:
- a CDS encoding DUF1499 domain-containing protein, giving the protein MKILVSLVSLIAFLLVVLPGPLYKFGVVDLGLAFTGFRYGVYVGGAALVLLLVQLIFMRKTASFGSAIVAVVFSVVAIAMPLNMMNKAKNVPPIHDISTDLVNPPKFVAIAPLRADAPNPVEYAGEETAVQQRKAYPELTTLNFAQSQSDLIAATEQAIKNLGWELVSANKPLGLIEATDTTTWFGFKDDVVVRIVDEGTERFVDIRSKSRVGRSDLGKNAERINTLIDEINAELTK